A stretch of Paenibacillus sp. URB8-2 DNA encodes these proteins:
- a CDS encoding YigZ family protein: MLEQYRTVRSSGSKEIVIRKSRFIGHVMPVETEEEAVQFIEDVKKKHWNATHNCSAYMIGERDEIQKQSDDGEPSGTAGKPILEVIRSQGIKNAAIVVTRYFGGILLGAGGLIRAYTDGAVLALEAGEVITRVLRREVFVELDYTWLGKVENELRGRGTKTGETEFTDKVKLTCLPRNEESDAFKAWITDLTQGQAVVTEGRQIYYSEGE; encoded by the coding sequence ATGCTGGAACAATACCGGACGGTGCGGTCTTCCGGTTCCAAGGAAATCGTTATCCGCAAGTCACGTTTTATCGGACATGTCATGCCGGTGGAGACGGAAGAAGAAGCGGTTCAGTTTATTGAAGACGTTAAGAAGAAGCATTGGAATGCTACGCATAACTGTTCCGCGTATATGATTGGGGAACGGGACGAAATTCAGAAGCAGTCGGACGACGGGGAACCGAGCGGTACGGCGGGGAAGCCGATTCTGGAAGTCATTCGCAGCCAAGGCATCAAAAATGCGGCTATAGTCGTTACACGTTACTTCGGAGGGATTTTGCTTGGAGCGGGAGGCCTGATTCGGGCCTACACGGACGGCGCCGTACTGGCGCTTGAAGCCGGCGAAGTCATCACCCGCGTTCTGCGCCGTGAAGTGTTTGTGGAATTGGACTATACCTGGCTCGGCAAGGTCGAGAATGAACTGAGGGGCCGGGGGACGAAAACCGGCGAAACGGAGTTCACCGACAAGGTCAAGCTGACATGCCTGCCGCGGAATGAAGAATCAGATGCCTTCAAGGCTTGGATAACGGATTTGACCCAGGGACAAGCGGTTGTTACGGAGGGAAGACAGATTTATTACAGCGAAGGGGAATAA
- the cysT gene encoding sulfate ABC transporter permease subunit CysT: protein MNSLLRHKGWTWGFRTTILLYFVVLIVLPILGVYYNSFSLGFKNFVESISDPIAWKSVLLTLRLALIATIMNVALGTMIAWVLVRYKFPGRSLLNSLVDLPFALPTAVGGLMILLLLGPGSLIGGAAEALGLEIVFHQPAIVIAMVFVTFPFVIRAVQPLLEELDPSEEEAAYTMGAAGSRVFRKVILPSMAPGMIGGGMLAFSRALAEFGAVVLVAGNIPGRTLVSSVFIYGEVESDNPTGAAAVSIILLTLSFLILWLINMAQMRGRRS from the coding sequence TTGAATTCGCTGCTAAGACACAAAGGATGGACCTGGGGATTCCGAACCACGATTCTGCTTTACTTCGTCGTATTGATCGTGCTTCCGATTCTTGGCGTCTATTACAACTCATTTTCACTCGGCTTCAAAAATTTTGTCGAAAGTATATCTGACCCCATTGCCTGGAAATCAGTACTGCTCACGCTCAGACTTGCGCTGATTGCGACTATTATGAATGTCGCTCTGGGAACTATGATCGCCTGGGTGCTGGTCCGCTACAAATTCCCCGGAAGGTCGCTGCTCAACAGTCTGGTCGATCTGCCATTCGCTCTGCCGACGGCGGTCGGGGGACTGATGATTCTGCTGCTGCTCGGTCCGGGAAGCCTTATCGGCGGAGCGGCGGAAGCGCTTGGGCTGGAAATCGTCTTTCATCAGCCGGCCATTGTCATCGCGATGGTCTTTGTAACCTTTCCGTTTGTCATCCGGGCGGTACAGCCGCTGCTGGAAGAGCTTGACCCTTCCGAGGAAGAAGCGGCCTACACGATGGGAGCCGCGGGCAGCCGGGTGTTCCGGAAGGTTATTCTACCGTCCATGGCGCCCGGCATGATCGGTGGAGGTATGCTTGCCTTCTCCCGGGCGCTTGCCGAATTCGGGGCCGTCGTATTGGTGGCGGGCAATATTCCGGGGCGAACGCTTGTCTCGTCGGTATTTATATACGGCGAGGTGGAGAGCGACAATCCGACTGGCGCCGCGGCCGTCTCCATTATTTTGCTGACTCTCTCCTTCCTGATCCTCTGGCTGATCAACATGGCGCAAATGAGGGGGAGAAGATCATGA
- a CDS encoding ABC transporter substrate-binding protein gives MKIKWTKKIGTSMLVAAMIAVLSACGQSNNADTASGQSGEAKKEPVVLSFMTTWSENDPFTGVYYKNAMAFQEANPDIKLDIETIPYNDYPVKLSTTAAAGKLTDLILMIGGGSTFEQIARSGALMPIDDMMGNWKEDFLPSSKIKEFNVDGKQYGIPGEVSYATVIFYNKKIMKDAGYTEFPKTYEAFKAMVKDLKAKNITPIAYGNKTGSVLLSSLLSPLNERISGPDLYAKIKSGEQKFTGPDFINALKDIKELSDMGAFNVDLNSIDNVQATNLFLSGNTAMYVDGSWGVKQISMDKAADFEVGFAVFPQIEEGKGSMSTMPGATNQGVVLNAKLDETKKAAAEKFLQFMYSEQSYQNIIRSGNMVPANVEAPADIDPLFKEMTGALADVKEVTPVFDIVMPATVVAATKNGLQGLTTPGGSAPEAVAEELQKELGQ, from the coding sequence ATGAAGATCAAGTGGACGAAAAAAATCGGGACAAGCATGCTGGTGGCTGCCATGATAGCCGTGTTATCGGCTTGCGGACAGTCCAATAACGCGGACACTGCCTCGGGCCAATCGGGCGAAGCGAAGAAAGAGCCGGTTGTGCTCTCTTTTATGACAACATGGTCGGAAAACGATCCTTTTACAGGCGTCTATTATAAAAATGCAATGGCTTTCCAGGAAGCCAATCCGGATATCAAGCTGGACATTGAAACGATTCCCTATAATGATTACCCGGTAAAATTAAGCACGACCGCGGCTGCAGGCAAATTAACGGATTTGATTCTGATGATCGGCGGGGGTTCCACGTTTGAACAGATCGCCCGTTCCGGCGCGCTGATGCCGATTGACGATATGATGGGCAACTGGAAGGAAGATTTTTTACCGTCCTCGAAAATCAAGGAGTTTAATGTCGATGGCAAGCAGTACGGGATTCCGGGCGAGGTTTCATACGCTACGGTCATTTTTTACAACAAAAAAATAATGAAGGATGCCGGTTATACCGAATTTCCGAAGACGTATGAAGCTTTCAAAGCGATGGTGAAGGATCTGAAGGCTAAAAATATTACTCCAATCGCCTATGGCAATAAAACGGGCAGCGTCCTGCTGTCGTCTCTTCTGTCGCCTCTTAATGAAAGAATCTCGGGGCCGGATCTTTATGCGAAAATCAAGTCCGGAGAACAGAAGTTTACCGGCCCGGATTTTATTAACGCTCTGAAAGATATCAAGGAGCTTTCCGATATGGGAGCGTTTAACGTTGATTTGAACAGTATTGACAATGTGCAGGCGACCAACCTGTTCCTCTCCGGCAATACAGCTATGTATGTAGACGGCAGCTGGGGAGTCAAGCAAATTTCCATGGATAAGGCTGCGGATTTTGAAGTAGGCTTCGCCGTATTCCCGCAAATTGAGGAAGGCAAAGGCAGCATGTCCACGATGCCGGGTGCGACGAATCAGGGAGTTGTCTTGAACGCAAAGCTGGACGAGACCAAAAAGGCGGCAGCCGAGAAGTTTTTGCAGTTCATGTACAGTGAACAATCCTACCAAAATATTATCCGGTCGGGAAATATGGTTCCGGCCAATGTAGAGGCGCCTGCGGATATCGATCCGCTGTTTAAAGAAATGACCGGCGCGCTTGCAGATGTCAAGGAAGTTACTCCGGTATTTGATATCGTAATGCCCGCTACCGTAGTCGCGGCAACCAAAAACGGCCTTCAAGGACTGACTACGCCAGGCGGAAGCGCTCCGGAGGCCGTAGCGGAGGAACTGCAGAAGGAATTGGGCCAATAA
- a CDS encoding secondary thiamine-phosphate synthase enzyme YjbQ, producing the protein MLHTVEIATSKRDELRDITREVISYLRKSGVRNGIAVVYCPHTTAGIAINENADPDVKHDVLMRLDEVYPWEHPKYRHAEGNTAAHLKSITAGPSQSIIIHEGELLLGRWQGIYFCEFDGPRRRQYYVKIIEG; encoded by the coding sequence GTGTTGCATACGGTCGAGATTGCTACGAGCAAGCGGGATGAGCTGCGGGATATTACCAGAGAGGTTATTTCTTATCTGAGAAAAAGCGGCGTCCGGAACGGAATAGCGGTTGTATATTGCCCCCACACAACAGCCGGCATCGCGATCAACGAAAACGCCGATCCCGATGTGAAGCATGATGTGCTGATGCGTCTGGACGAGGTGTATCCTTGGGAGCATCCAAAGTATCGCCATGCGGAAGGCAACACGGCGGCGCATCTCAAATCGATAACGGCGGGGCCATCCCAGAGCATTATTATCCACGAAGGCGAACTGCTGCTGGGACGGTGGCAGGGCATTTATTTTTGCGAATTCGACGGCCCCAGACGCCGGCAGTATTATGTAAAAATCATTGAAGGGTAG
- a CDS encoding MBL fold metallo-hydrolase → MDTLKFLGTGDAMGTPRVYCGCPVCEEARTSGMNARLRSSVLVESGDDFFVIDCGPDWRRQMENLGIRVMRRLLVTHAHFDHIGGLPEWADACRWVGIKGELYAPAEVIPVILRQYPWLGSHIELMPLDEGIVLDGWQIAAWRVNHGKNGYSYAFRLEKEGYAWVYCPDSISLGDEETRLMREADLLVLGTSFYHEEAELSTRSVYDMTEAADLLADVKPRRAVYTHMSHDVDLRKSYDLPENVELGYAGMNVTLGRRIEE, encoded by the coding sequence ATGGATACTTTGAAGTTCCTGGGCACGGGCGACGCCATGGGTACGCCGAGGGTGTACTGCGGCTGCCCGGTATGCGAAGAAGCGAGAACAAGCGGAATGAATGCGCGGCTGCGGTCCTCTGTGCTGGTTGAGAGCGGCGACGATTTCTTCGTGATCGACTGCGGGCCGGACTGGCGCCGGCAGATGGAGAACCTTGGCATTCGCGTTATGCGCAGACTGCTGGTTACCCACGCCCACTTTGACCATATCGGCGGTCTGCCGGAATGGGCGGATGCCTGCCGCTGGGTAGGGATCAAGGGCGAGCTGTATGCGCCGGCGGAGGTCATCCCGGTCATTTTACGGCAGTATCCCTGGCTGGGTAGCCATATCGAACTGATGCCTCTAGATGAAGGGATCGTGCTGGACGGGTGGCAAATCGCCGCCTGGAGAGTGAACCACGGCAAGAATGGTTACTCTTACGCTTTTCGTCTGGAAAAAGAAGGCTACGCCTGGGTATACTGCCCGGATTCGATCTCCTTGGGAGACGAGGAGACACGGTTAATGCGGGAAGCCGATCTGCTCGTGCTGGGCACCAGCTTTTATCATGAGGAAGCCGAACTGTCGACCCGTTCCGTCTATGACATGACCGAGGCGGCCGATTTGCTTGCGGATGTGAAGCCGCGCCGGGCCGTTTATACGCATATGTCGCATGACGTGGATCTTCGGAAGTCTTATGACCTGCCGGAAAATGTGGAGCTGGGGTATGCAGGGATGAACGTGACGCTGGGGCGCCGGATTGAAGAATGA
- a CDS encoding sulfate ABC transporter permease subunit: protein MRRLWIGLTYIVFFLLIAAPLGKIISNAFSQGLPGFRDALTRPEALHALMMTALVVVTVTVLNTVFGIMTALYLVRAEWLSSRLKNLLNSIVDLPYAVSPVIGGLMIVLLLGPDSALGAVFEHIGFNIVYAFPGMVIATLFVTFPLMVREVMPVLQEIGGQQEEAASTLGAYGWKTFWKVTWPSIQWAVTYGVILTVARSLGEFGAVLVVSGNIMNKTQTATTLVYQDVENFNVTAAGGVALVLAAFSVGLLLLMEWSKKRKEVR from the coding sequence ATGAGAAGGCTGTGGATTGGACTTACCTATATCGTTTTCTTTCTGTTGATAGCCGCTCCCCTGGGTAAAATAATCTCCAATGCCTTCAGTCAAGGTCTTCCCGGATTCCGGGATGCCCTGACAAGGCCGGAGGCGCTGCACGCACTGATGATGACCGCGCTGGTCGTCGTAACGGTGACGGTGCTGAACACAGTGTTCGGGATAATGACGGCTCTTTATCTGGTTCGAGCCGAGTGGCTCAGCTCCCGGCTGAAGAACCTGCTTAACAGTATCGTCGATCTTCCATACGCGGTATCACCTGTCATCGGCGGATTGATGATTGTCCTGCTGCTTGGACCGGACAGCGCGCTTGGGGCGGTGTTTGAACATATCGGCTTCAATATCGTTTATGCTTTTCCAGGGATGGTCATCGCCACCCTGTTCGTAACATTCCCGCTGATGGTCAGGGAAGTGATGCCCGTTCTGCAGGAAATCGGCGGGCAGCAGGAGGAGGCCGCTTCGACGCTCGGAGCGTACGGGTGGAAGACCTTCTGGAAGGTAACCTGGCCTTCGATTCAATGGGCGGTGACCTATGGCGTCATTCTTACGGTCGCCCGCTCGCTGGGTGAATTCGGGGCCGTGCTCGTTGTATCAGGCAACATTATGAACAAGACTCAGACGGCGACGACGCTGGTCTACCAGGATGTCGAGAACTTTAATGTAACGGCGGCGGGCGGCGTCGCGCTCGTATTGGCCGCTTTTTCGGTAGGACTTCTGCTGCTCATGGAATGGAGCAAGAAAAGAAAGGAAGTGCGTTGA
- a CDS encoding carbohydrate ABC transporter permease has product MVQRLLLKRPLSAHIHRLVLLLLLAVNIYPLLWMILNSLKTEQELSMNPFGVARKPMWSNYIEAWKVAKLGPYLVNSITVTLASVVLTLLVGALAAFFLSRFEFKSKGFLLVYFTFGMLIPIHATLVPLFIEMRTFNLLDNRLTLLFPYTAFNLPITIFILAGFMNAFPKEVEEAGIVDGCSVMGVFGRLIIPMLTPALATAFIINFLNNWNEFSFALVLISDSALKTLPLGLANFAGQYNRSYTLQMAGLTIVLVPTLLFYLSVQKYLTAGMTAGAVKG; this is encoded by the coding sequence ATGGTACAACGACTGCTGCTCAAACGGCCCTTGTCGGCTCATATCCACCGCCTTGTCCTTTTGCTGCTGCTCGCGGTTAACATTTATCCTCTGCTGTGGATGATTCTCAATTCGCTGAAAACGGAGCAGGAGCTGTCCATGAATCCGTTCGGAGTGGCCCGCAAGCCGATGTGGAGCAATTATATTGAAGCCTGGAAAGTTGCGAAGCTGGGTCCGTATCTTGTCAACAGCATTACGGTTACGCTGGCTTCGGTCGTGCTCACGCTGCTGGTCGGAGCTTTGGCGGCGTTCTTTTTAAGCCGGTTTGAGTTCAAATCGAAGGGCTTCCTGCTTGTCTATTTTACCTTCGGCATGCTGATTCCGATCCACGCCACACTCGTACCGCTGTTTATCGAAATGCGCACTTTTAATCTATTGGATAACCGGCTGACCCTGCTGTTTCCCTATACGGCCTTCAATTTGCCGATAACGATCTTTATTCTGGCGGGCTTCATGAACGCTTTTCCGAAAGAGGTGGAAGAGGCCGGAATTGTGGATGGCTGCAGTGTGATGGGTGTTTTTGGACGACTGATTATTCCGATGCTTACGCCCGCGCTGGCGACCGCCTTTATCATCAATTTCCTGAATAACTGGAATGAATTCTCCTTCGCGCTGGTGCTGATCAGCGATAGCGCGCTCAAGACGCTTCCGCTCGGTCTGGCCAATTTCGCGGGTCAGTATAACCGCAGCTACACGCTGCAAATGGCGGGGTTGACGATCGTGCTCGTTCCCACGCTTCTCTTCTATCTCTCGGTTCAAAAATATCTGACCGCCGGCATGACCGCGGGAGCGGTTAAAGGATAA
- a CDS encoding glucose-6-phosphate isomerase, which yields MSKKISFDYSKALSFINQHEIDYFAAPIKLAHEQLHTKTGTGSDYTGWIDLPHDYDKEEFARIQAAAKKIQSDSDVLIVIGIGGSYLGARAAIESLTHSFYNNLEKGKRKTPEIYFAGNNISSTYLTHLINLLEGKDFSVNVISKSGTTTEPAIAFRVFRAELEKKYGKEEARKRIYATTDKARGALKTLANEEGYESFIIPDDVGGRYSVLTPVGLLPIAAAGIDIEEMMKGAAAAADEFNNPDVATNQSYQYAAVRNALYRKGKTTEILVNYEPSLHYVSEWWKQLFGESEGKDFKGIYPSSVDFSTDLHSMGQFIQEGNRNIFETVIQVDQVREHITIESDPDDLDGLNFLAGQTVDFVNKKAFQGTLLAHTDGQVPNLVVTIPDQTAYSFGYLVYFFEKACGISGYLLGVNPFDQPGVEAYKKNMFALLGKPGYEKEKAELEARLTE from the coding sequence ATGTCCAAAAAGATCAGTTTTGATTACAGCAAAGCCCTGTCCTTCATTAACCAGCACGAAATCGACTATTTTGCAGCACCAATCAAACTAGCCCATGAGCAATTGCATACCAAAACTGGCACGGGTTCCGACTATACCGGATGGATCGATCTTCCCCACGACTACGATAAAGAAGAGTTCGCCCGCATTCAGGCGGCCGCGAAGAAAATTCAAAGCGACTCCGATGTGCTGATCGTTATCGGCATCGGCGGTTCTTACTTGGGAGCCCGCGCAGCGATTGAATCGCTGACCCATTCTTTCTACAACAATCTGGAGAAGGGCAAGCGGAAGACGCCCGAAATTTATTTTGCAGGAAACAATATCAGCTCGACTTATCTCACCCATTTGATCAATCTTCTTGAAGGCAAGGATTTCTCGGTCAACGTCATTTCCAAATCCGGTACGACTACCGAGCCTGCGATTGCTTTCCGGGTGTTCCGCGCCGAGCTGGAGAAGAAATACGGCAAGGAAGAAGCTCGCAAGCGTATTTACGCTACAACCGACAAGGCAAGAGGCGCGCTCAAGACACTGGCTAACGAAGAGGGCTATGAGTCGTTTATTATTCCGGACGATGTGGGTGGACGCTATTCCGTACTGACCCCGGTTGGCCTGCTGCCGATTGCCGCTGCCGGTATCGACATCGAAGAAATGATGAAAGGCGCCGCAGCCGCCGCTGACGAGTTCAACAATCCGGATGTGGCGACTAACCAGAGCTATCAATACGCAGCCGTCCGCAATGCTCTTTACCGCAAAGGCAAGACGACGGAAATTCTCGTAAACTACGAGCCGTCGCTCCATTACGTATCCGAATGGTGGAAGCAGCTGTTCGGCGAGAGCGAAGGCAAGGACTTCAAAGGGATTTACCCTTCCTCCGTGGATTTCTCGACGGACCTGCACTCGATGGGACAATTCATTCAGGAGGGCAACCGCAACATTTTTGAAACGGTTATCCAAGTGGATCAAGTTCGGGAACACATTACAATCGAGAGCGATCCAGACGATCTGGACGGACTCAACTTCCTGGCCGGACAGACCGTGGACTTCGTGAACAAGAAGGCGTTCCAAGGCACGCTGCTTGCGCATACCGACGGGCAAGTTCCGAACTTGGTTGTCACGATCCCGGATCAAACGGCTTACAGCTTTGGCTATCTCGTATACTTCTTTGAAAAAGCCTGCGGTATCAGCGGATATCTGCTTGGCGTCAACCCGTTCGACCAACCGGGCGTAGAAGCGTACAAGAAGAACATGTTCGCGCTGCTCGGCAAGCCGGGGTATGAAAAAGAAAAAGCGGAGCTCGAGGCCAGACTTACCGAATAG
- a CDS encoding sulfate ABC transporter substrate-binding protein: protein MKLFRRSRQLHGWLAVLLLALTLTACGTEQKGTAANAAAKGDVTLVIGAYSVAKDAMADILPLFAEKWKAETGQTITFQQSYEASGTQARAIAGGFEADVTLLAMEGDVGKLVKAGLVNPSWQKRGENGMVTRSIVVMGTREGNPKGIKDFTDLTKPGVNVLYPNPKTSGGAQWDINAIYGAGLKRSEEKEGHKEPEAAKAFLADVHSNVESLDKSGRASMAAFEYGVGDVIVTYENELLARIAQGVKYEVVIPKDTILIENPAAVVDKYADKHGTRKAAEAFVDFLVSPQAQEIFAEHGFRPVDRQVYEANKNRFPVPSGLFDINYLGGWDKVRSTLYSKRGVWYEVLAGI from the coding sequence ATGAAGCTTTTCAGAAGGAGCAGACAACTGCACGGATGGCTGGCCGTATTGCTGCTGGCGCTGACACTCACCGCCTGCGGGACGGAACAGAAAGGCACGGCGGCTAATGCAGCGGCAAAAGGCGATGTAACCTTGGTTATTGGCGCGTACAGCGTGGCTAAGGATGCGATGGCGGATATTTTGCCGCTGTTTGCGGAGAAGTGGAAGGCTGAAACCGGACAAACGATAACGTTTCAGCAGTCGTACGAAGCTTCGGGGACTCAGGCCCGCGCGATTGCCGGCGGGTTCGAGGCCGATGTGACGCTTCTGGCGATGGAGGGTGATGTGGGCAAGCTCGTCAAAGCCGGGCTTGTGAACCCATCCTGGCAGAAACGGGGCGAGAACGGCATGGTGACGCGTTCGATCGTCGTGATGGGTACCCGCGAAGGCAACCCGAAGGGGATTAAGGATTTTACCGATTTGACGAAGCCCGGTGTTAATGTGCTGTACCCCAATCCGAAGACCTCGGGCGGCGCGCAGTGGGATATCAACGCGATCTATGGCGCTGGACTGAAGCGGTCGGAGGAGAAGGAAGGGCATAAGGAACCGGAGGCGGCCAAAGCCTTCCTGGCAGACGTCCACTCCAATGTGGAGTCGCTGGACAAGAGCGGACGCGCATCGATGGCTGCGTTCGAGTATGGTGTCGGCGATGTCATTGTAACCTATGAGAATGAACTGCTGGCACGAATCGCCCAGGGCGTGAAGTATGAAGTGGTCATTCCCAAGGATACGATTCTGATCGAGAATCCGGCGGCGGTGGTCGATAAATATGCCGATAAGCACGGCACCCGGAAGGCGGCCGAGGCCTTCGTCGATTTCCTGGTGTCGCCTCAGGCGCAGGAGATTTTCGCCGAGCATGGTTTCCGGCCTGTTGACCGACAGGTGTACGAAGCAAATAAGAACCGTTTCCCTGTCCCTTCGGGGTTATTCGATATCAACTATTTGGGCGGATGGGACAAGGTACGCAGCACGCTGTACTCGAAACGGGGCGTATGGTACGAGGTGCTTGCGGGAATTTAA
- a CDS encoding TetR/AcrR family transcriptional regulator, with protein MARRAVEQELSRERILEAARHLFITKGYRAISMRSIGQHLGYSHGSLYYHFKEKAELFYAIVVEDFNRLAELLDDSMSRPPEEGVSKVEQLMLEFIRFGLDHPYQYEIMFMIRDEELLAYCRAEQGKCFDLFSGMIRRHLKEEGYVPEDWQSVPLTLFLSAHGFISYYIQDKIMFDDVKSAALAHVRVLCRSL; from the coding sequence ATGGCTAGAAGAGCAGTGGAACAGGAGTTGTCGAGGGAAAGGATTCTGGAGGCGGCAAGACACCTTTTCATTACGAAGGGTTATCGGGCCATCTCCATGCGCAGCATAGGTCAACATTTGGGATACAGCCACGGGTCCCTCTATTATCACTTTAAGGAAAAAGCGGAGCTGTTCTATGCCATCGTGGTTGAAGATTTCAACCGTTTGGCCGAATTGCTCGACGATTCGATGAGCAGACCTCCGGAAGAAGGAGTAAGCAAGGTGGAGCAGCTCATGCTGGAGTTTATCCGCTTCGGGCTGGACCATCCGTATCAATACGAAATTATGTTCATGATCCGGGACGAAGAGCTGTTGGCTTACTGTCGAGCGGAACAGGGAAAATGTTTTGATTTGTTCTCCGGTATGATCCGGCGCCATTTGAAAGAGGAAGGCTATGTGCCGGAAGACTGGCAGAGCGTGCCGCTGACGCTGTTCCTGTCCGCCCACGGCTTTATTTCGTACTACATCCAGGACAAAATCATGTTTGACGATGTGAAGTCAGCAGCGCTGGCGCATGTCAGGGTGTTGTGCCGCAGCCTGTAG
- a CDS encoding carbohydrate ABC transporter permease: MEILLRRKWIIAAGLLPALLIYTLFSVYPILSSIYFSLFKWDGFSPKQWHGLQNYVNLIGDGVFWQSIRNNLYFVLFSVLGEIPLGLYLAIMLNGKLFRRDGIFRTVFFMPVVISTIVVSLIWNMFYNYQFGLVNTALRAFGLDHWAQNWLGNPKLAIFVLCIVVVWQYTGLYMVIFLAALQNVPSEVLEAAELDGAVGFKRTWNIVVPIIADTIFASVVLCISGALRAFDLIFIMTNGGPNHSTEVGATYMFAQTFNSMKYGYGSAISTAIIIISFGLIMISQFMMRSLKR; this comes from the coding sequence ATGGAGATTCTTCTTCGCCGTAAATGGATAATAGCCGCCGGACTCCTTCCGGCCCTGCTGATCTATACCCTGTTCTCGGTCTATCCGATTCTCAGCTCCATCTATTTCTCGTTGTTCAAATGGGACGGTTTCTCGCCGAAACAGTGGCACGGGCTTCAGAATTACGTCAATTTGATCGGCGACGGCGTATTTTGGCAGTCCATCCGGAACAATCTTTATTTTGTACTTTTCTCCGTGCTGGGAGAAATCCCGCTTGGCTTGTATCTTGCGATTATGCTGAACGGCAAGCTGTTCCGCAGAGACGGCATTTTTCGAACGGTCTTCTTCATGCCTGTCGTCATCTCCACAATCGTTGTTTCCTTGATCTGGAATATGTTTTACAATTATCAATTTGGCCTTGTTAATACGGCGCTGCGGGCCTTCGGTCTGGACCACTGGGCGCAGAACTGGCTTGGCAATCCCAAGCTGGCGATCTTTGTACTCTGTATTGTGGTGGTCTGGCAGTATACCGGGCTGTACATGGTGATATTTCTGGCAGCGCTGCAAAATGTGCCGTCGGAGGTGCTGGAAGCGGCCGAACTGGATGGTGCCGTCGGTTTTAAACGGACCTGGAATATTGTGGTGCCGATTATCGCGGATACGATTTTTGCTTCTGTGGTGCTGTGCATCAGCGGCGCGCTCCGCGCGTTCGATTTGATCTTCATCATGACGAACGGAGGACCGAACCATTCCACGGAAGTAGGAGCCACTTATATGTTCGCCCAGACCTTCAACTCGATGAAATATGGGTACGGAAGCGCGATTTCCACGGCTATTATCATTATCAGCTTTGGCCTGATTATGATAAGCCAGTTCATGATGCGATCTCTGAAGAGGTGA
- a CDS encoding sulfate/molybdate ABC transporter ATP-binding protein, translating into MHVEVRGLNKHFGNFHAVKDVSFEITKGHLIGLLGPSGGGKTSILRMLAGLETPDAGEIVFHGQVVNNLPPQERGIGFVFQNYALFKHMTVYDNIAFGLKVKKANKSFIRDRVMELVELTGLKGFEKRYPQQLSGGQRQRVAFARALAPEPQLLLLDEPFAAIDAKIRQELRSWLRELIERVGITSIFVTHDQDEAIEVADEIMIINQGRLEQKGTPWDIYKEPKTTFVATFIGESTLIENAAELKGFQPAEGSQSTKALIRPEYIEVGELQDFKMASATEKGIVKHLQFRGSEWLVEVEVNGHKLVTYRSLEKETLQVGQEVAVLVHRAYLFNDERSWIQENSLKEDPMPVYI; encoded by the coding sequence ATGCATGTGGAAGTACGCGGACTTAACAAGCATTTTGGCAATTTTCATGCGGTGAAGGATGTCAGCTTTGAAATTACAAAAGGTCATCTGATCGGCCTGCTCGGCCCGAGCGGAGGCGGCAAAACGTCCATCCTGCGGATGCTGGCGGGTCTTGAAACGCCGGATGCCGGCGAAATCGTCTTCCATGGGCAGGTGGTCAATAATCTTCCTCCGCAGGAGCGCGGGATTGGATTTGTGTTCCAGAACTATGCGCTGTTCAAGCATATGACGGTATATGATAACATTGCCTTCGGGCTTAAAGTGAAAAAAGCGAACAAAAGCTTCATTCGCGACCGGGTTATGGAATTGGTGGAGCTGACGGGGCTTAAGGGCTTCGAGAAGCGGTATCCGCAGCAGCTGTCCGGCGGACAGCGCCAGCGGGTGGCGTTCGCCCGGGCGCTTGCGCCAGAGCCACAGCTGCTGCTGCTCGACGAGCCGTTCGCCGCGATCGACGCCAAGATCCGCCAAGAACTTCGCTCCTGGCTGCGTGAACTGATCGAACGTGTCGGAATCACTTCGATATTCGTGACTCATGACCAGGATGAGGCGATTGAAGTTGCGGACGAAATCATGATCATTAACCAGGGCCGCTTGGAACAGAAAGGCACGCCGTGGGATATTTACAAGGAGCCAAAGACGACATTCGTGGCGACCTTTATCGGTGAATCGACGCTGATCGAGAACGCTGCCGAGCTGAAAGGGTTCCAGCCGGCTGAAGGCAGCCAGTCGACAAAAGCACTGATCCGTCCCGAATACATCGAAGTTGGCGAGCTTCAGGATTTCAAAATGGCTTCGGCAACCGAGAAAGGCATTGTCAAGCATCTGCAATTCCGAGGCAGCGAATGGCTGGTCGAGGTGGAAGTGAACGGTCACAAGCTGGTGACCTACCGTTCGCTGGAGAAGGAAACGCTGCAGGTGGGGCAGGAAGTTGCCGTGCTGGTACACCGCGCCTACCTGTTCAACGACGAGCGCAGCTGGATTCAGGAGAACAGCCTGAAGGAAGATCCGATGCCGGTTTACATTTAA